A segment of the Posidoniimonas polymericola genome:
AGGAACGTGCGGGACATGACTTGGTTTCCTTGTCTTGGAAGTTGGGGAGGGCGTTTGCGTCTAAGACTGACTGGCGGTTGGCGAGTCAGACCCAGCGCGGAATGGGCAGAGAATCAAGAAAAAGGCCGGCCGACGCCCTGGCGGGCGTCGGCCGGTGGGAATCACTTTCCGAAGCGGAGCTTGCGGCCGCCCGGGATCGAGAAGCTGCGGCTGCTGCCCGAGTTGCTGGGCATCACGGCCGACTGGTAGCCGCCCGAGTTTCTAGGCATCACGGCCGGTTGGTAGCCGCCGGAATTCGACGAGCCGTTCGAGCCGTAGCCGGCGCCGCCCCAAGGCACGATTTGTCCGTTGCCGCCGTTCTGCGGGCCGTTGTTGCTCCAGCGGCGGGTACGGCTCTCGGTCCAGGCCTTGGTGTTGTTGCCCCAGCCGACAACGTCGCTGCCGCCGCCAAACTGCGAAGCACTGCCGCCGGCCTCTACCCGGCCGTTGCCGCCGCTGGTCACGACACCGCCCTGGCTGACGTGGGCGCCGTCGCGGCCGATAGCCATGTTGAAGTTGTGTCCGACGCCCGACGAGCCGTTCGAGGCGCCGATGCTGTGCGAGATTGCGACGCCGTCCTTCGAGACGCCGACGCCCAACGCCCGGCCGAAGCCGTCGCGGCTCTCGGTATCGGCGATGCCCCAGTCGCCAACATAGCCGGCCGAGGCGCCAGAGCCGCCGGGGCCAACATCGACGCCCGATTCGGCCGATTGGGCCATTGCCAGGGCAGGGGTGAGGGCGAGCAACAGGGTCAGCAACGGGGCAGTGAGTGAAGTCTTCATCTTAGGGGTCCTTCGTTTCGCGGGAGGGCCGAGTTGGGCTCGGCGGGAGTTGGTTACACCCCTGACTGCCCGTCCCGCCCTGAGATCCCGCGCCGCCGGCAAGGATTTCCAGAAAAACTTCTCAAGCTGCCGAGGAACCCCGGCCCGAGCGGCCCGATAAGTTCCACGAGGGCCTATTTTTAAGAGGCAATGAGCCGCGGTTCGTGTTCCAATAGGGGCGACGCCGCGGGCTCTCCGCGTCCCAAAACCGCCTCGCCAGCTGCTGATGAAGCCCCATGACCGGCCAGTAGCCGGCCCCTGCGGCGTCGAGTTTCGCCGGTTGGGCCGCGCACCTGGGACAAAACCCGCGAACGACGGCCGGCCGGCGCTGGAGAAAACACTGCGATACCAGGCTGAAACGAATCGAGGGGGGCGGCACGGCCCGGGTTTTGTCCCCTCCGCTCGTTTTTTCGGACTAAACCCGCCAGCCGCGTCGGCGTGCCCCGGCGGCGACCACAAACACTGGTTCCTAACCACCACGCCCGAGGGGGCTGCCATGGGAGACGCGACGGTCAATCACATCGGGGGCCTGCAGGACGGCGACGAGAACTCGCTCGCCTGGCTGTGTGAGAACTTCCTCCCCTCGGTCGAGGCCTACAGCCGCCGCAAGATCGGCAAGTTCCGCAAGGTAGCCGACGAGGAGGACATCGCCGCGCAGGCGATCTACATCTTCTGGCAAGGGATCCGCGACGGCCGCTTCACCGACGTCGAGACCCGCGACGACCTCCGCAAGATCCTCTGCGGCATCGCGTTCCGCACCGCCCAGGGCCACGTCCGGCAGCAGAAGGCGCAGAAGCGGGGCGGCGCCGACCTCCGCGGCGAGTCGATGTTCGCCCGCCAACGCGACGCCGGCGGCCCGGGCCTGGACGGCTTCTCTGGGGCCGAAACCCAGGCGGCCGACTCGATGAACGCCGTGCTGAGCCAGTGCGAGGACCTGCTCAAGTCGCTCGACGAGCTGGACCGCAAGATCGCCATCCTCAAGTTCGAGGGGCACAGCCACGCCGAGATCGCCAAGGAGCTCGACTACTCGACCGGTCACATCGAGCGCCGCGTGTCGAAGATCAAACAGGTTTGGCTGGAGCGTGAAACCTACTTCCGAGCCCGCGGCGAGTAACGTGCCGCAGCAAGCAGCCCATCAACCGCCGCCACGGGTCGCCGTCGAACGCGTCGCCCAGCGGGTCCACGACTACTTCCTGGGCCTGCTGGCGCTGTGCTACGCGCTGGCGATCGCCGCCCCCAGGGCGGGCGTCTGGCTGCGGGACCTGGAGTTCGGCGCTGGGAGCGGCGTATCGGTGTCGCAGGTGCTGCTCGCGCTGCTGCTGGCGATCGCCGGCGTGGGCATCGACCCAACGCGGGTGCGGGAGTCGCTGCTGCGGCCGCGGCTGCTGGGCGGGGCGCTGCTGGCCAAGCTGATCGTTCCGGTCGGCGTCGTGACGACGATCGGCTGGGGGTCGGCGCTGCTCGGCGGCGTGCTGCCGGCCGAGATGCTGCTCGGACTGGCGATTGTGGCCGCCATGCCGGCCGCCGCCAGCTGCCCGGCGTGGACTCAGGCCTCGGCCGGCGACGTGGCGCTCGCCCTGGGCGTGGTGGTCGGCTCAACGCTGCTGGGCCCGTGGGCGGGGCAGTACTGGCTGCCGTACTTCGCCGCCGCGGCCGGCGGCGATCCCGAAGTCGCCCACGGCATCGGTCGGGCGGTGCTCGGCAGCTACTTCTTGCTGTGGGTACTGCTGCCGTCGGCGGTGGGCGTCGGCGTCCGGCTGGTGCTCGGTCCGCAGCGGACCGCTCGGCTGCGGCCCTGGATCCGGCTCGCCGGCAGCGGGCTGCTGCTGCTGTTGATCTACGCGTTCGCGTCGGCGTCGCTGCAGATTGTCGAGGCCCGCAGCGCCGGCGAGCGGCTGGCGACCGCGATCATGCTGGCCGGGGTGCTGTGCGTAGCGGCCTTCTCGACCGGGTGGCTGATCGCGAAGTTGGCCAAGGCGTCCAGGCCCACCACCGCGGCCCTGGTGTACGGAGTCGGGATGCACAACAACGGGGTCGCGCTCTTGCTGGCGGACACCGTGCTGCCGCAGGAGTCGACCGTGTTCCTGCCGATCATCTGCTACGCGCTGGTGCAGCACGTGCTGGCCGGCGTGGTCGACGCGTTGTTCAATCGCGGGAACGCGACCAACAGCGACGAGGCGGTCTCGGCTACAGGCGTTCCTGAACAATGACGCACCAGCCGGAGTCTTGGGTCTCGTCGTCGCGGGAGGGGAGCAGCACGGGCGCCACAGCCGCAAGCCACGCGCCGCCGAGCGCCGGGCTTACTTCGGCCAGGCGGTCCTGGTAGTCGGTCATCAGCATCGGCTCGCAGTCGGCGGCCTCGATCCGGTCGAGCGTCGCCTCGGTGAGCCAGTAGGGCGCCCAGTGGGGGGCGCCGTCGCCCCCTTGCTTGTGGAACAAATCGTGCTGCATCACCAGCCCACGGCGGGTCTGCTGCTTGTCGAACAAGTCGAGACGCCGGTGCACGATGGTCAGCGCCTGGCCCTCGCCGAGCTGGGCGTCGAGGTTGGTGATGTCGAACACCTCGACCGCCATGCCGAGCACACCGATGACAACTGGATCGCTGTTGGGGGTGAGTGTGTCGCGGATTGGAACGGAGAACGCGAGCACCGGTTCGTTGTTGGTGCCTTGAAACGGGGTGCAGATAATCGGGTTGGCGGTCGGCGTGATCTCCGAGGTTTCGTCGGCCTGGTAGATAGGACCCTGCCCGTGGAAGTACTCGCGACGCGCAAGGGACCGGCCGAGCGACTTGGCAGGCTCGCCGGTCGCCTCGTCGAGCTTCGGCGCCCGGGCGATCTGTGTGCCCCGGCCGTCGTTGAGGTTGACGATCCAGCAGTACGACTTGAGGCGGCGCTGGCCGGCCCAGTAGTCGCGTTGGTTGGTGAGCCACTGGTTGACGGCCTCCCACGCGGCCTGGTCGTCGGGCGCATCGTAGGCCGCGCGAACCGCGTCGATCAGCCGCTGGTCGCGGGCGGCGCCCTCCAGCACC
Coding sequences within it:
- a CDS encoding bile acid:sodium symporter family protein, translated to MKPTSEPAASNVPQQAAHQPPPRVAVERVAQRVHDYFLGLLALCYALAIAAPRAGVWLRDLEFGAGSGVSVSQVLLALLLAIAGVGIDPTRVRESLLRPRLLGGALLAKLIVPVGVVTTIGWGSALLGGVLPAEMLLGLAIVAAMPAAASCPAWTQASAGDVALALGVVVGSTLLGPWAGQYWLPYFAAAAGGDPEVAHGIGRAVLGSYFLLWVLLPSAVGVGVRLVLGPQRTARLRPWIRLAGSGLLLLLIYAFASASLQIVEARSAGERLATAIMLAGVLCVAAFSTGWLIAKLAKASRPTTAALVYGVGMHNNGVALLLADTVLPQESTVFLPIICYALVQHVLAGVVDALFNRGNATNSDEAVSATGVPEQ
- a CDS encoding ECF-type sigma factor, which produces MGDATVNHIGGLQDGDENSLAWLCENFLPSVEAYSRRKIGKFRKVADEEDIAAQAIYIFWQGIRDGRFTDVETRDDLRKILCGIAFRTAQGHVRQQKAQKRGGADLRGESMFARQRDAGGPGLDGFSGAETQAADSMNAVLSQCEDLLKSLDELDRKIAILKFEGHSHAEIAKELDYSTGHIERRVSKIKQVWLERETYFRARGE